The following are from one region of the Polynucleobacter sp. MWH-CaK5 genome:
- a CDS encoding RNA polymerase sigma factor gives MASAKELSDFLKGVEAKSFKRTVFSTRDEEAALDIVQDSMMKLAEKYGDRDAAELPLIFTRILQNTTLDWFRRQKTQNTWVSLFSSMRGGNKDNLDDSDYSDPLEFLDSSEENLGFEDGATILERQQMIKIIETEISKLPSRQREAFLMRYWDDLGISETAKLMACSEGSVKTHCSRACSYLAKALKKQGFKL, from the coding sequence ATGGCTTCTGCAAAAGAACTGTCCGACTTCCTCAAGGGAGTTGAGGCGAAATCCTTCAAACGTACCGTGTTTTCAACGCGGGACGAGGAAGCAGCGCTGGACATTGTGCAAGACAGCATGATGAAACTGGCTGAGAAGTATGGCGACCGCGATGCTGCAGAACTGCCCTTGATCTTCACCCGAATTCTTCAAAATACAACCCTGGACTGGTTCAGGCGTCAAAAAACCCAAAATACCTGGGTCAGCCTCTTCTCATCCATGAGGGGTGGCAATAAAGATAATTTGGATGACTCTGATTACTCCGACCCTCTGGAGTTCCTTGATTCTTCAGAAGAAAATCTTGGTTTTGAGGACGGCGCGACGATTTTGGAGCGTCAACAAATGATCAAAATCATCGAAACTGAGATTTCAAAACTACCTTCACGTCAACGAGAAGCCTTCCTCATGCGTTATTGGGATGATCTGGGCATTTCTGAAACAGCCAAATTAATGGCTTGCTCAGAGGGTAGCGTGAAGACACACTGCTCTCGAGCATGCTCTTATTTGGCGAAAGCCCTTAAAAAACAAGGATTTAAATTGTGA
- a CDS encoding DUF3619 family protein, giving the protein MSKHYQTPQIDSNQELQVALLTRDLLNEAAAELPAHIKNRLENARKLAVAAKLEERKPFWSHNWVREGFKNSNSTGSDWRNRAWGAFGAAPILALAFGIVLISNWQQDERILDIAKVDSAILVDVVPPHAYKDDGFVRYLITNGKDLAVEEDEEEEKI; this is encoded by the coding sequence GTGAGTAAGCACTATCAAACCCCTCAAATCGATAGCAATCAAGAGTTGCAAGTGGCTTTGCTCACCCGTGATTTACTCAATGAAGCCGCTGCGGAGCTGCCAGCCCATATCAAAAATCGCCTTGAAAATGCCAGAAAACTTGCTGTGGCAGCCAAATTAGAGGAACGCAAACCTTTCTGGTCTCATAACTGGGTCAGAGAAGGCTTTAAAAACTCAAACTCAACTGGTTCAGATTGGCGCAACCGTGCATGGGGTGCGTTTGGCGCTGCCCCAATCTTGGCTTTGGCCTTTGGCATTGTCTTGATTTCAAATTGGCAACAAGATGAACGCATCCTTGATATTGCAAAAGTGGATAGCGCTATTTTGGTCGACGTTGTACCGCCACATGCCTACAAAGATGATGGCTTCGTTCGATACTTGATCACCAATGGCAAAGATTTGGCTGTTGAAGAAGATGAGGAAGAAGAAAAGATCTGA
- a CDS encoding DUF3106 domain-containing protein — protein MSFSSFFRSFTNMKCQNRYICLSRCLISHITVFLAILLLYPVVANAQNWSALNDDQRLILAPLEEDWSSLTAPRQKKWVEVANRYPSMSDTEQSTLQSRMAQWAELSTKQRQRARDNYLRTLKISPEKKAAAWESYQQLSDEDKKLLAQKRAQTSKPSAVTSPTLK, from the coding sequence ATGTCTTTTTCATCATTCTTTCGCTCCTTCACAAACATGAAATGCCAAAATCGGTATATCTGTTTAAGTCGTTGCTTGATTTCTCACATCACTGTTTTCCTGGCAATTCTTTTGCTCTACCCTGTGGTGGCAAACGCTCAGAACTGGTCCGCACTCAATGATGATCAGCGCCTGATCTTAGCTCCACTCGAAGAAGATTGGTCCAGCCTAACAGCACCTCGTCAAAAAAAATGGGTGGAAGTGGCGAATCGCTACCCATCCATGTCAGACACTGAGCAAAGCACTCTGCAATCGCGCATGGCCCAATGGGCTGAGTTATCCACCAAACAACGTCAAAGAGCTCGGGATAATTATTTGCGCACTCTTAAGATTTCTCCAGAGAAAAAAGCAGCTGCTTGGGAAAGTTACCAACAACTATCTGATGAAGATAAAAAGTTGTTGGCGCAAAAAAGAGCACAAACAAGTAAACCAAGCGCAGTCACCTCACCAACGCTAAAATAG